From one Lycium ferocissimum isolate CSIRO_LF1 chromosome 5, AGI_CSIRO_Lferr_CH_V1, whole genome shotgun sequence genomic stretch:
- the LOC132057646 gene encoding uncharacterized protein LOC132057646, with protein sequence MVDRDSGSSYDRYQPYPLDRRGNGRNSESGKNDRRNDRRNDRGQSSRGLINRNATNRAPGNRETPRLSEYNFCVDVATIAAAVIRNKETRHPRPIQSDPEKRDKSLICKYHHTHGHRTEDCQQLREEVARLFNLGHLRKFLSELAKTHFKNLDSNKQDRPEEPQQVIHMIMGGTDVPIGPVVKRTKISITREKRIRNDDPDGPITFNDEDMEGIAQPHNDPLVISVLVNKFRIKRLLIDPGISANIIRWRVIEQLGLLDQIVPAIRVLNGFNMACETTKGEITLPINMAGTTQQTKFYVIEGDMGYNALLGRPWIHLVRAVLSTMHQVLKFPTPEVSKPSVVNNRPQKKCSQLKNLLRL encoded by the coding sequence ATGGTAGATCGGGATTCCGGATCGTCATATGACAGGTACCAGCCTTACCCACTCGATCGAAGGGGAAACGGGCGCAATAGCGAATCAGGCAAGAATGATAGGAGGAATGATCGAAGGAATGATCGAGGCCAAAGTAGCCGTGGATTGATAAATAGAAATGCTACCAATAGAGCCCCGGGAAACAGAGAAACTCCAAGGTTATCCGAGTATAACTTTTGCGTCGATGTAGCAACCATAGCGGCGGCCGTTATCCGAAACAAAGAAACAAGACATCCAAGGCCAATCCAATCTGATCCAGAGAAGCGGGATAAAAGTCTTATTTGTAAGTATCATCATACTCACGGCCATCGGACCGAGGATTGTCAACAGCTGAGAGAGGAGGTCGCTCGTCTGTTCAATTTGGGACATCTTCGAAAATTCTTAAGCGAACTAGCAAAAACCCATTTCAAGAACCTAGATTCCAACAAGCAGGATAGGCCGGAAGAGCCTCAGCAGGTGATACACATGATCATGGGAGGAACTGACGTTCCCATTGGGCCAGTTGTAAAACGCACCAAAATTTCCATAACGAGGGAAAAACGTATCCGGAATGATGACCCCGATGGTCCCATCACATTCAATGACGAGGACATGGAAGGCATCGCCCAGCCGCATAATGACCCACTGGTAATATCTGTCcttgtcaataaatttagaattaaaCGTCTGCTAATTGATCCAGGTATCTCGGCTAATATCATCCGATGGAGAGTCATCGAACAGCTGGGACTACTAGATCAGATCGTGCCGGCAATACGGGTCCTCAACGGATTCAACATGGCATGCGAGACGACGAAGGGTGAGATCACTTTACCGATCAATATGGCAGGAACTACGCAGCAGACAAAATTTTATGTGATAGAGGGAGACATGGGATACAATGCATTGCTGGGCAGACCGTGGATTCACCTCGTAAGAGCGGTCCTCTCAACTATGCATCAGGTATTGAAATTCCCGACCCCAGAGGTATCAAAACCGTCTGTGGTGAACAACAGGCCGCAAAAGAAATGTTCGCAGTTGAAGAATCTGTTAAGACTATAA